In Monodelphis domestica isolate mMonDom1 chromosome 1, mMonDom1.pri, whole genome shotgun sequence, the sequence TTCTGTTCTATAGAATTGCTATAAAGCCAActagaggtttgtttttttttttaaacccttgtcttctgtcttggaatcagaagaatggtaagggttaggcaatggggaattaagtgacttgcccagggtcattcagttaggaagtgtctgaggctagaattgagcccagaacctcccatctctgggtctggctctccactgagctacccagctgccctcactcCTCACTCCCAGAGTAGTTTTAAAGGCAGAATATAGCTATCGGATGAACTAGAAATAGCAAAAACTACCCAAATCATCATTTTCTTAAAGTAAGGGCATCtgaaagggaaatgaataggcaccGATGCCGAAGGAAAAAGAAACTGTTTGATACAGTAGAAACaagcactggatttagaattagGAAATTCCACttcatactttctagctgtgtgatcctgggtcaCTCGCCTACCCCTCTGAGAATCAATTACTCCAGGAAATAGGCATGTGGGCACCACCTACCTTCCGAGGTCACTGTGAGGATGGAGCTTTGTAAATCTTTAAATGTTGTATCAACATGACTCATAAGATTAACAAAACTCCCATGGAAACCACAGGCAGTATTCTGAATGTTCTACTGAAGGGGGGGAATAAAGGCCACCCAGTTATTGTCTGGCAGCATGCTGAgatgcacacacaaaaaaaaactgaatttcagaTTTGTTCTAAGTATATATATTGACCTTTTAGAATTTCCAGTTgcatttcaataaaattgaaaattgcAAAAGATCCTTTTTTTATGATGTAATCATCCACAAAGGGTTACTTAACTCCAGGGCGGGAGAACTGTGCCTTATTTAGGTCTGAAATTCCCCCAGTGCTTAGGAGAGCTTATGTAGgagagcaggtgcttaataaatgaatggaaGAATCAATACAACTAAACCTCCCGAAGGCCTTTCCTTACTGACTTCATTCAGATCAATTCTTTATTCTGGATCCCCACTAAATTGGAGGGCTCTTGTCATAATCCTGGAAGGCATGCGTGTACAAGAAGACACTGGTCATTCTGGTTCAGATTTGTTTTCATCAGTCTGGTCCTGAGATTTCTTTGGTGGAAAACTCCCTGTGATGAACTCCCTCTATGAAGGCGGACCAGCAAATCCATTACAGCCTAAATAAAGTCTTAGACTTAGTGCCTGCAGTACTGGGAATAACTGGTTCAGAGTCATGGAGCCACTATGGGTCAGAGGTGGGatctgagcccaggtcttcctgactggggGGCCAGCTTTCTACTCTACAACATGGCCTCCAATCTGACAGGTGCCAATcatgtgactttgagtaagtcacttaatttttctcaaCCTGTTTGCCATTGGTAAAATGGAATAACACCTAGATatgagaataatttaaaaaaattctattatgTATCACTTATATTTATGAAATGTTCATTTCTTCAAAAAGAAGTGTTACTAAAAAGCTCAATTATAAAGCCTAATACTGGCTCTTTGCATAATTTAAATGATGACTTTTTTTCATTCTGAAATATCTTTTCCATATTTATAACTTGTCTCCAACTTGCAAGTCAATGCATAGGTTAAACTATgtttttagtatttattctaagactttttaaccttcattttaattttttttaattttctttaagtatttctccatggttacatgattcatgttcttttcctcccccctcccaaagtcaacaagcaatttcactgggttataaatgtattatcagaCCTTCACTTTAAGattaataattaaaggaaatgaggTGCTGCAGTGAATAACACACTGGAATTAGGAAAATTTATCTTacggagttcaaatcctgcctcagacacttactaactgtgtgactttgggcaagtcattcaaactatgtttgcctcagtttcctcatctataaaatgagctggaggaggaaatggcaaaccactccagtatctttgctaagaaaaccttatatggggtcacaaaaaatcagacacaactgaacaagatTAATGGGTAAGTGCTGTTGTTGTCATTGCAgtcttctgactctttgtgagtggtttgccattttcttctccagctcattttatagatgaggaaactgaggcaaacagagtttaaatgacttgtccagggccactcacttagtctgaggctggatttgaattcaagtcttcccaattctaagcctggcattctatctactcaGTAGCTGATATTATTTTCATTAGACATAAGGCAAGTGTGATGGCCTAATAAATAATCTATACATCAAGATTTCAGTAAGTATCCAGATCAATATAAAAACCACATTAATGACTATTGTTATAAGGAAATGTTAAGTTAAGGAGGAATGTGTGTAAGTTTGCAAAGGGAAGTGGTATGAGACCAGCagaaaagattctggaactttgaagaAAGGGTTAGACTGGTACTGAGGCTGTTGGCtgtctttctctggagatatCTGGAGGTGTGGCTGCTTTTCCTTAGTGGCTGTTCCTGTCCTGCTTGCTGTCTTGGGTGCTGTATTTCATTAAAGTAGAATCTGGTGATCCTGACCAACTTGTCTGCAGTGATTGTGAGACCAGATCTAGATGCTTTTGGATCTAGGATCTTCCCTGAGCCCTACTAAGCTTACACAGACCAGTTCCTTATGGACTGGGATTTTTTATGAAGTTAGGAGAGGATTAGAGTAGAAAACCCACTCTATGAAGACTATTCTTGTGGAGACATTAGATGTTTTGAGGTATTAGTTAGAAGTTTAGCTTTAGAGTTGTCGCATACCCTTTTTTAtctattctctttaattaaacctACTTTCCCATTTCATTGAATGGTCTGTGTGTGATCTCAGACCaggctctgccctggtcagagtgTCTGTTAGCCTTTTCAGCCCACAGTTGACCTACTGGCACTGGTCCAAAACATCCCCCAAACCCCTGACTTTTTACACTATCTACTGGACAGATGTTTCCCTACATAGCAATATTATAATTTACCAAATTACGTGACGCATTCCTCACACTTTTTTTCCTATAGgatttagagcagtggttctcaaaagAAGTGCTGACACACTAGCATGCCATGAATTGCTTCAAGTATGCCAAGAAATTTTGGAATTTATGTTATTTCAGATAAAATTTATGAATCACTTtatttaatataaactttatgaCCCAGCACAAATAGTTCAAATATCACTTAGCGAGCACTTAAATATGTACGTGGTGATTGATTACTGAATAGGGCTATGACACATTTAAACATTTgttgaccaaaaaaaatgagtCAGTTTTCTCACCTCCTTCGTAGTAATGCTGGGTGGAATCCTCAAATGACCTGTCGTAGCTCTGTTCAGTGTAAGATGACTGCTGATATGCATAATCACCATGTCCTGGAACCGAAGGGGCACCGAGACAAAATCAAAAGCTGTGAAATGTCTTCAGGATGTGTGTGGTCTGGGGGAGTGTGGAAAGAGGCATGCCCTAAATCAGACTGTCCAGGCAAATACCATGGAGAAAGACAAGAGACCCACGGGGTCGGTCACATGACTCATGGCTACAAAGGAGAACTTCTAGCACAAGctcagattttacagatgaggaaattgagattggGAGAGgctaagttatttgcccagatcacacagctagtcagaaGAACTAGAATTATAAATCTAATGTAAATAAATTTCCCCTGTGATGTGGTTCCCATGGAATTAACTATTCCCTGGAATACCACTTTgaccaaaacaaagcaaaatttccttcttttcttccttcctccctttcttctttcttttttttccccttagcatTAGGCAGGGTATGGCTATATGATCTTGTTTGGGAGCATCTGATTTGTCCTGTGGTATATCTGAATATGACCACTGGCCTGCTTATCATAACCTGAATGTTATCTTGTACTTTGCTGACTTTGAGTCTTCATTCACATCTTTCCATCCTCCTAAAATATTCTCTCAATGCCTCCAGTCTTCCATCCCTAGAATGGAAACTGGACCCACCCTTCAAGTCCTAGATGAACTGTTTCCTCCTTAAAGCAGCATCTACCAATCCTAGGCTCCACCTCATCGTCATATTTTGAACCTTTGCAGAACTTTGTTTTGTGGCACCAATCTGATAACACTTTGCATTTACTTATGTGTATACATCTAATCTTCTACCTGGACCGAAAGAACTATGCTTACACTTACTGCTATTACCACCTATCTTTGCGTCTCCCTCTTACCAAGTGGAGACATTTGGCAAATGATTATTGAATGAATGTAAAGATGGGCCTCATGATAAGAGGATTCTGGAATgttttctctccttatttctgCCTCATAGAATCCCTCAAGCAtaaccttctacaagaagcctttcctgatcccctaaAATGTTAGTGTCATCTCTCCCTAAACTAATTTGCATTCTTCTTATATTTACTCTTTACATACTGATAAATGTTCATGGTGCCTCTCCCCGGGAGAaggtgagctccctgagagcagggactattccATTTTGGATTATGTATCCCTAGGGCCTACCGCAGGGTCTGGCACTCAGCAAATGTTCAATAAATTCATGTTAATTAATTGAGTCTACCACTTAGGAAGCTTTTTATGCAATAATAATTCTCCACTTCCCTCTTCTAAAGACTTCACAAATTTAGAAGGCTGGGATGAGGAGAACATGCATGTTAAGAGAAGCAGAATGGAATGGTTAGGAGTTGAAAGAAGGCTCCAAGAATAGAAGACATTGGATTATTTAgcctaaagaagagaagactaagGAGGTAATGATTTAATAGGAAGGAAATGGACTTGAAAAAAATTAGCAGACTGTTGTTAAATGCTGGCATTATAAGTTACCgagtaaggttttggattcttctgccttggagctctTTAACAACGAGATTTATACACATCTTTCAAGAATATGTATccatgcctggagatgggatggGTGAGACAACTGACATCTTACACCTTCCAACCCTACATTTCGAGGATTCTATACAGTGCCttggatgaaaaagaaaattaaaggccCTCAGATGAAACCAAGGGTGAGGGTACAGCACCAATGGGTTCAATTTAAATTCTGTCACTTTGGTTGCTCACATTTCACACTGCAACAGAAATAGTCTAAGCTGATGGAGTCACTCTTCTAATCTACACTATCAGGTGCAAATCAAATGTCTGCTCTTGATCAAAGAAGACTCAAGTCTGGTTTGCTGGATGAGCAGTCCTATGGGTCAGAAATAAGATGTCATGGCAGAATCCTATGTGAGAAAAGACGACAACTTGGAGGAATATCTGCGTTAAGCAAACTAAAATGGCCTGAATGCTAGGAGTCTCTCTGATTTCATAAGCAATTTGTAAATTCttcatatgtttttaaaaattgcctcaaGTTTTCAGTCAGTCaaaccccaccccctccccactccaCAGGCAAGTTACCATCTGGATAATACTGCTGGTTCATCGGCTCAGAAGTGCCTTGACCGTGGCTGTATTGCTCACTGTAATATTCCTCCTGccccatgtactgctgagaagaaccTGTAAACCAGGGAAAAGAGAATGTGTTAGATTGCCTCTAAACCCAAGAAAATATCCTCTGGTCTTATATTTTCAAATACCACAAGTAGAGACCCACATATAATCTAAAAaagattatataataatataatctaGAAAAGCTGGACTTCAAAGATATTCTGGTCTATATAACAGAAGCCACTGAATTGATAAAACTGTACTTACAATAAAATAAGATTGATTTTTGTAGATACCACAATAATGTGATGAAACACAAAGGTGAGACCTAAGATGACAGCAACAACTTAACCCCCAAAACTCCCCATGAAGGACCACGTAAATCTTACTTACACTTGTCTCAACAAAATAGCTTGTCTAGGAACTCCCAATGACTCACCCAAATATTTAGCCATGCAGTTCTACTTCCAGTTCTCAAAAACTCTCATTACTTCAACAATGAACTTGAGTAACCAGCATTTTCTGCATTTTTCCTCTTGGCATTTTGTACTCTCAATTTATTTTCCAGGCTTTTCAGTTATTTCATTAGATCGAAGTACAGTTGGACTCCGCTCTAACTGCTAGTTATACAGAATTGTAAAATGGATCATGAATGTTATTTTGCTAAAATTAGATATGGAGAAATACGGAAATAAAGCATTGATACATCATTAGAATACTCAGCCCTCCTGACCTTCTCCATGTCCTTTCTTGCACAATCTGTATTGCTTTTGCAAAACTGGAAGCGGGGATGAGGGGATGAGGGGATGAGGTACAGCGAGTGTGGAAAACCAAACTTCTggtttggttgtttgtttttttctagcaACATCTTTGGATTTTACCTTGCTGTGAGGGCCGGTATGGACCCATTGGTCGCTGACCCATCATGCTGCTTCCTTGGTTGCTTTGACTCATCATTGCAATAGAGGACTGTCCTTGGTAATGCTGGCTCCCACCTTGTGCAGAATTGTAATGGGATGTTGCCGCTTGCTGGTGCATCATGGAAACTACACAATACAGATAAAGAACACTTTCCAGCCACCAGACGATATATCTTTCTCCCTTGCCACACATATTCCTTAAAACCAGGACTATATCTGTTAGCGACAATgaattctctcactctcttcctacTATTCCACATAAAAAAAACTACGAAATTTGCTGATTTCCCCCCTTAATCTCCAGATTAAATTTCCTGTATTCTAATCTGAACCAATATCCCACTGCTTGGTCAGATCACCGACATTTCTTAGTCGGCTATATTAAAATGTACCTACATTCAGAAAATAAGAGAAAGCGGGTCTTCTACTGCGAATAGAAATGTTATTATTCTAGTTCTCATTCTCCAGACACCGAAGcttttaagatttttctttccattagacACGCTCTCTTTCTGCCTGGCCCCACTTTATATGGAGGTCTGGAtctcataaaaaattaaaactgggaGAGATGGACTGCTCACCATAATTTATGTGGATATTTCTTAAGTGGATGATgtgttattttatatacatttatcaGAACAGAATTCCTCTTCTTCACACAAAAAGAATGTTTGTAGTTTCATGCTACATCCACGCTTAGGACATCAAGGAACTGCCTGTAGCTCCAAGTATGGGCAAGGGGGAAGAGGATGAGTTACCTGGGTTAGACTGCATGTTGATATTGGTTCTAGAGACGTAATTCCCTATGGATCCCTGGCCTTGCATTGGCACATTTTGAGAAGCAGGCACAGTGTGGCTATATCCTGGCCCTGTGCCATGGCTACTGACGGTCATGCTCATAGATGTTGTTGGCATAGTGTTTTGCCCTGATTGCTGCATGGACACGTGGTTAGGAcctattttaaaaaggaaaaagaaggagtgAAAGTAATACAAATAACAAACCACATTAATATAGTGATgtcatttataaagagctttttgTAAACATTGATTTTTTAGTTTTTGGTATTACAACATATATTCTTGGAATAAAGGGAGGGAAAATCTAAcctaacaacaaaataaaacatttataacacATCCTGGTTACAAAGTGAacagattatctcatttaagcttcATAAAAACTTTTTGAGATGGGTTAAGAATTATTTTCACCATTTTAGAGACTGGGAAGTGAGGCTCAGTGGAGTAAACACCTTTAATCCAAAGTCGCAGAGAAAGTGGCAGAGCCAAAACTTATTCTGTTTAGTGTTCTACTCCATACTCAGCAGAACCCTAAAAAAGCAATAAACCAAATGTTGCTCAGAGGCCTGATATGCACTCCATTCCTAGGCATTAGTACTAAATAAACACTACAGTCTCTAACTTGCTTTGAGATTTACTCATACATAAACCTCTCAGACTCAAAGTAAGAGTTATTTCCCAAAGTGACTCATGGATTTCTAGACTTCTAGTCCATCTTGAAAAATCATTTGTAAAGTACCTCTTCATCCACATAGCCCATTATCTATTTTTGTTCCCAGAAAACTTTGGATTAAATTATTCTCTATCTCTTAGTTCTCCCAACTCTCATGACTGTCACCATCCCTTTGCCTTATCTACTTCTCATCCTCTATATTGGTTCACTTATTTTAGTCACATGTTGTCTGAAAAAGGTATCACATTTTTCTATTTACAAACTTGTGCTGACAGTTTTTAAAGGATCAATTAGCTTGCTCTGTACTTCTCTGGTCTGGTGTGAACCAAGTCTCACAGGTTCATTTGGTGGCGAAGAGAATTTCCACAATTCCGTTACCACCATCATCATCCCTCTTTCCCTAACACAAAAGCCATGTCATTCACATTCTGCCATACAAATGAGCATATGAACCAGCAATTCAGAGTTAAAATAAACCAAGTTTATAAAGGTGAAAAAAAGATAAGCCACTGAGCCCAAATGAAATTTAACAAACTGTCTTCCTCAACTTCATCTTTTTATTACAATTTTCCTTATGGGGCTTTCCCCTAAACAAGTGCTTAAATACTTGCAGTTAAGGTAAGTTGCTTTGCTTGATAATATGGGAAACACTGCCAGGAGGAGTTATGCCTGAGCATTAGGGCTTAATATAAAAactatgttcttttttaaaaagtctgataggaaaaagttttttaaatctttcatcttagaatcaaggttCCTATTTtactggttttcttctttctttataaagTTGGCAACTGAATGCAGCgttaggaaaataattaaatgaatagtttaaacgatggggaatttttttttaaccaattcaGGGATTTTCTAGAAcaattatacttaaaaaaaaaagaagaagaatggctCTGGAGTCTAAAGAACTATGCCCTAATCCTGATTTTTAGTCATGTTATTGTACCTCACAAGaactaagtttcctcatttgtaaaagggaaggaagtattcaaatagataatttctaaagtcccttctattttTAAAGTCTATGCCACTATGACCTCATGTTATCCTCAGGTATGGGAGAGGAAGAGCATTACTACGGAAAGGttctgaataaatgaaaaaatgctaatATTCTTTCAAGGAAACAAATTATGCTTTCTTCAAAAGTTATCAAATACTTCTCAACATCATAAGTAAGATTatcttgtttatttgttacaaaaaATGTACATTCTATATTGGGAAAATAACATTTGTGCCTTTTGATAGAGaattcatcttcaaaatgaattgTTATTCACTCTGAAATAACAGCTTTACACCACTCTGCATATTATATTTCAGATTAATGTGTTCTATGAACAGTTAACTGTTTATATATGTCCCCACATAAATATCTCTGATCTCTAAACTGTATTTTGCCTTTTGGAAGGCAATTTCTAAACAGACTGTAGCCGTTTTGTGAATATTTCAGCATGTGACTGATAAATTCTCATAAGCCTGAAAGGTGAGTTACATTGTCTAAAAAGCCTCTATCCTTCAAGTATACTTTGCATTAATGATTCTGTTGCCAAGCAACTattagaaacacacacacacacaaaaggctTTCTGAATGCTTTACCATTGCTAATCTGACTCTGCATAAGAGAGGAAGGTGGGAGGCCTGTTCCAATGGCGTCACTGAGATTGCTCTGGGAATGGATCGATTGGCTGGATCCACTCTGAGGCATTCCTCCTGGCCCAAGGTTCATGTTTTGCGTTGGTGGCTACAAACAATAAAATGGAGTTTATTATTTATCacgatgcttaaaaaaaaaaatcatcatgttGCCAGAAACAAGGCTTCTGATTTATTTAACCTCATGATCTTTTACTACACAAGATTAATTATTGAACATGTGTTTccaacacacatatatacatacatataaatacatatttagcTTGGAGTTCCTTCTAATATTAAGTATGTAGAaaccaaaatatataaaattctaaACCATATATCAagtttatgaatattattatacttTAACATCATCAGAAATTTTTTTCAAGCCAGTTatttgtacacacacatatgttcaATATACACGTGATCATATGTATATCAGTGTGTCAAAAGATCCAGGACTTAATCCATAGTATTACTCTCTTCTACCAACAGAGATCTCAGGCCATCAGGAGGTATTTTTCACGAATAGGTGTGCCCCTCATTCTCCCCCATTCATAATCTGGAGGCCAATCTTATGGTGTTgaggaaaaacaattaaaaaaaaaacatcatctgtcttataatcaatactaagtatcaattccagggcagaagaacagtaagggttaggcagtggggtttacgtaatttgcccagggtcacacagctagaaagtatttgggatcacatttgaacctaggacctcccacctttaggtatggctctttatccactgagccactttgctgtccctggcaaatagatttttaagaataaattaGAATCATCaggaacaacaacagcaatatcaacaacaagaacaaaagcAACAGGATAGTGACTTGTCCCAGAGCTGTTTCTATctgaactcaaaaagaaaaaaaaaagatgagaagagatttaattaccattatcatcattattatcaataATTGATATCACATAATTACAAAATCCTATATAACTATGCTTTGGAAAATATAATATTAGGctattagaatattttatactATTGACTTTTAAACACATatgttttttaataatcatttgtaATTAGTACATAATTATATTCACTTGAGCCTTTACTAAAGTCCTAttctaatatagaaataggtattgagtgataatacatgtataacccagtggaattgcttgtcagctccaggagaggggagggaaagaacatgaatcatgtaaccatggaaaaatattttaaaattaattaatttcaaaaataaattaattatttaaaaaaataaaaagtcctaTTCTCATGCCTCCTTGTAGAATAGAGTACTGTGGGTTCTAGTTATGCTAGCTTGTAGCATGTACTTTTCAGGGACAAAGTCTTTGAGCCCACCCCCAGGGATAAATAActgcattttattttcccagggCAGTCTTCCTATGTTTGGATGGTTCTTGTTGCTGGCAACTCTCAAAGAACCTCTGCTAAATTATGGAGGGGCTGTGAGTTGCATCAGTGAAGGGAGTACCCACACTGAGGAAATCACAAATCCTTTAGGTATATGTATTATTTGAtgcaccatcatcattattaataaattcttgggGGGCAAATGCCACTTCTCATTTACCTTTCTTCCTTAGCATCGAGAATTGTGTGTGTACATGCtgcttcagtcatttttcagcactgcccaactcttcatgaccctacttgaggttttcttggcaaagatactggagtggtttgccatttccttctccagctcagtttacagatgaggaaactgaggcaaatgggattaaatgacctgctcagggCCAAACATCTAATtggtgtttgaggtcagatttgaattcaggaagatgagtcttccttattccaagcctggcattctatccactgtaccacttagctaatTGTGTTTGTATATAGCAGAGCTTTAATAAATGAtctggaatgaatgaataagtcaATTTAGAAGAATTTGGCATCCATTGGTACATTTCATTTTGAATACCGAAGAACAGAAACTGGATTTCAATTTCTGCAACTGAGAATGGTGTGAGAAACAGAGACTTTATAACAAGCAGGTCAATGGTCTATATTAGTCACTTTGTGAGGAAGTGATTACAATATCAGTGAGATTGGCAAGcaaatgcaaggaaatggaaacttgaagaaactgtcaatcaaggagagaaggaaggaagatttta encodes:
- the SS18L1 gene encoding calcium-responsive transactivator, with the translated sequence MSVAFASARPRGKGEVTQQTIQKMLDENHHLIQCIMDYQSKGKTAECTQYQQILHRNLVYLATIADSNQNMQSLLPAPPTQNMNLGPGGMPQSGSSQSIHSQSNLSDAIGTGLPPSSLMQSQISNGPNHVSMQQSGQNTMPTTSMSMTVSSHGTGPGYSHTVPASQNVPMQGQGSIGNYVSRTNINMQSNPVSMMHQQAATSHYNSAQGGSQHYQGQSSIAMMSQSNQGSSMMGQRPMGPYRPSQQGSSQQYMGQEEYYSEQYSHGQGTSEPMNQQYYPDGHGDYAYQQSSYTEQSYDRSFEDSTQHYYEGGNSQYSQQQAGYQQGAAQQQTYSQQQYPNQQSYPGQQQGYGPAQGASSQYSSYQQGQGQQYGSYRASQTGPSAQQQRPYGYEQGQYGNYQQ